From Gemmatimonadota bacterium:
CACGCCGGATGCCCTTGTGCGTCTGATTCTCAAGGAGACGATTGAGCCATTGGTGCAGGCACGTATGGACGCTTTTGCCAAACAGGTTGACGAAATTACACGCAGTAAGGTGAGCGAGGGGTTTAAGCGGAAGGCTCTCGCGCAAGTCGATCCGGCAGAGAAGTTACTCGATCTGAAAATTTGCGATCCGGCAATGGGATCGGGTCACTTTTTGGTCAGTTTGGTGGATTATCTTTCCGACCACGTTATTGCTGCAATGGCCGAAGTAGATAGCACGGGCTATGTTTCGCCACTGACTGAGCGCATTGATGCTATTCGCCAGACGATCTTGACCAATGCCAAACAGCGCGAGTGGGCCATAGATGAGGCGCAACTTGATGACCGGCATATTGTGCGACGTATGGTACTCAAGCGGTGCGTTTATGGGGTAGATAAGAATCCGATGGCGGTGGAACTGGCTAAGGTGTCGCTGTGGCTGCACTCATTCACTGCGGGCGCGCCGCTGAGTTTTTTGGATCATCATCTGCGGTGTGGCGATAGTTTGTTTGGGTGCTGGGTCAGTCAGGGTATAGATAAGGCTATGGAAGAGGGTAGCCCCCTGTTTTTGAATGAGCCAATACAACGGGCAACAGGGGCCGCACAGGCGATGCAGTTGATCGAAGAATTGACTGATGCAGAGATTGAAGAGGCCGGGCGATCTGCGGAATTGTTTGCAGATATGCAGGCTGGGACACAGCCATTGGATGCGTTTTTGTCGCTGATTCACGCATTCGAGTGGTTGGATGTGCGGGGGAAGGAGGATAAGATTGCCCTTCGCGCTTTTTTTGACAGTCGATTCGGCAATCCTGTGGAGATTGCGGCGGGAACGGTTGAGGTGAGGATGGATGTGCCGGAGGCAGAGCGGTTTGTGGAATTACTGACCGAAGCCCGTGATCAGATTGCCCAGGAGGGCTTTCTGAACTGGCAGGTGGCGTTTCCCGGCATTTGGCAAGATTGGAGATCTGCTTCACTGCATGGCGGCTTTGACGCAGTGATCGGCAATCCGCCGTGGGACAGGGTGAAGTTGCAACAGGTGGAGTGGTTTGCGGCGCGACAGCCCGAAATTGCCAGTGCCCAACGCGCGGCAGATCGCAAGCGGATGATTGGGGCGTTGCAGAAGTCCGGTGATCCGCTATTCGTCGAGTTTGAACGAGCAGATGAGCGCGCTAAGTCCGCGGCTCGTGTAGCGCGCAAATGGGGCGATTATCCCTTCTTGGCGCGTGGCGATATTAATCTTTACTCGCTGTTTGTGGAACGGGCAATGGCATTGGTGAAAGAGGATGGTGTTGTAGGCCTGCTGACGCCTTCGGGCATTGCCTCTGACAAGACAGCCGCGCCGTTTTTCCGCTCAGTAGCGACAGAGGGGCGGTTGCGGGCGTTATACGATTTTGAGAATCGCCGCACGCGCTACACTGCGCCGCCATTTTTCCCAGATGTGGATAGCCGTTTCAAGTTCTGCGCGTTTGTGGCGAGTCCATCGCCAACGGATGATTCCGCCCGATGCGCCTTCTTCCTTCAGGATGTTTCGGAATTGGCAGATGAGAATAGCTGCTTCTCTCTGACGGCAGAGGATTTTGCCAGCGTCAATCCCAACACCGGCACTGCACCCATTTTTCGTTCTGGCAGAGACGCGGAATTGACGACCGCGATCTATCGTCGTTTGCCTGTACTCGTGAACCGCTCGGCAGGTGAGGAAGTCAAGGCGTGGTCAGTGCGATATTCAACAATGTTTCACATGGCAAATGATTCCCACCTATTCCACACACGGGAAGAATTGGAAGACAAGGAAGGTGCGTATCCTATTGGCGGTAATCGCTTTAACAGTCCAAGTGGGGAGTGGGTGCCGCTATACGAAGGTAAGATGGTACAGGCTTATGACCACCGCGCTGCAGATGTGGTATCGAAAGACGCCAATCTGTTTCGACCCGGTCAACAAGAGTCTATCCAAGCAGCAGAAAAAGAAAATTTTAGCCGTTTCCCTAATCCCCGTTACTACGTAAAAGACGACGCTGGTCGCTGGCGATGGGACCGCGATTGGGTCATTGCGATGAAGGACATTACGGCGGCAACCAACATGCGAACCATGATTGCAGCCATTATCCCCCGAGTAGGCGCGGGCCATACGCTCCCGCTACTGCCGATACTCGATGAATCGCCTTCTCAGGCGTGTTTTGTCGTCGCCAATCTGAATGCGTTGGTGTTCGACTTTGTCGCCCGACAAAAAGTGCCCGCCACCCATTTTACATTGTATGTCCTCGAACAACTCCCCGTCGTCCCGCCCGACCAATACGAGTCCACCCACTTCGGTTCCAAAACTGCTGCCGAAATTGTCCGCGATGCTGTCCTTGAACTCACCTACACCGCCCACGACATGGCTCCATTTGCCCGTGACCTCGGCTACGAATGCTCGCCCTTCCAATGGGACGAAAATCGTCGCCTCCACATCCGCGCCAAACTCGATGCCTTGTTCTTCCACCTCTATGGCATCACTGACCGAGACGATATTCGCTACATCTACTCCACCTTTCCCATCGTCGAGCGTCAGGAAATAGCTGCTTATGATCGCTACCTCTCTCGCGATCTCTGCCTCGCATGGATGAACGCCCTCGCCGCGGGGGATCCAGATGCGGAGATTGTGTTATGAGTTATCCGCAGATGGGCGCAGATGGAAAGGCAAATGCTATGATGGGGAGATTGAGAATGCGTGATGGCAAGTGTGAAAAGGAGATAGCATTATGAGTGATGAGAAGCCTGAAAACAAAAAAAGAAAATGGCCGATTCGTTGGTACCGCGCTATTATGGATTGGCAAGTTTGGAAGGATTGGTCTGGCTGGGTCAAGGTCATTGTCGTTATCTGGGTTCTATTGCCGTTTCCTAATATGTACGAAATCCTACAAACTTGGCTGCCCTGGATCCATTCTCTCTTGGACGAAATTGGGACCCTTCTCTCCGCATTGTCTGAATCTACATCGTCTGAATCTGCATCGTCTGAATCTGCATCGTCTCAAGAGGGTCAAAATCAAAGTTTATTCGATCAAGTGCGGGCAAGCATGTTGGTCATCGCGGCCTGGTATGGCGTGCCTTTTCTGATCTGGCGCATGTTACTCGCGGACCGGCAGACCCAAGCCACGGAAATGCAGACCCAAGCCGCAGACAAGCAGACGGAGATCAATCGCGAGAGCCACTACACCGATCTTTTCACCAAAGCGATAGAACAACTTGGCGCAACCAGTCAGAACGGAGGGCCTGCTATTGAGACGCGGATCGGAGCAATCTATTCCTTGGAGCGGCTTGCAAAGGACAGCGAGCGCGATTATGGTCCCATCATTGAAACACTCGCCGCCTATATCCGCGAGCATTGTCGCGATCCGAAATCTTTTGATGATAAGAAATTGAGCGGAGATGAATTGAAGCTGGTGCAGCAGAAGTGGGAGGAGGTGCTGAGTGCGTTGAAAGAAGAGGATTTTAACGGGATAAAATTTGATCAAGCGCGATATGAGTGGATTATGTCGCTGCTTTGTAATTCCCCAGCAGACCGCGCTGATGTAGCGGCGGCATTGACGGTGCTGAGCCGTCGGGAACAGAATCGGCACTGGACCAGCACGAGCGAAAATGAGACCCAACCAGACTTCACTGGAGCAAACTTTCAAGGAGCAACACTCTGGAACAAGAGCGAAGGCCTTGCACGCGAAGGTACTAATCTGAGATTGGCCCGTCTTGAGGGAGCAGGCCTCTGGGAGGCTAATCTTGAGGACGCAGAACTTATGGGAGCCAAACTATCGGGTGCGAACCTTATCGCAGCCAAATTTAAGGGCGCAGATCTTTCAGAAGCTAAATTGGTGGGTGCAAATCTTATTAACTCCAAAATAGTGAAAGTAAACCTTATTGGAGCCGACCTTAAAGGTGCGAATCTTACGAGGGCAGATATTAAAGAAGACACGATGCTTAAGGTAGCTAAACTTGAGAGTGCAAAATTTTGTGGAGCCGTTTTCTGCAATGTCAATCTTGAAGGTGCAAACTTCCGGGATGCTAATCTTGGGGGGGCAGTCTTTAATGAAACCAATCTATCGGGCGCACTTCTTGCAGGAGTCGATCTCCGAGATTCAAACGGTTTAACGACTGAGATGCTCCAAGAAGCATTTGGAGATGAAAACACGTCCCTGCCTAATGGCGTAACTCCGCCCGAACACTGGGGTAGTGAACAGGAGGCTATTGAAAAATGGCAGGCGTTTTGTGAGGGTGAGGGTTTTCCAGTTACGCTCTAACTGAGTCCAGGATAGTAGCCATCCTAAAGTTGGATACAAAAGAGACACTATATGGATGATAGGGTTAACCACGGATTTCTCGACATTGCGATGAACGGATGATCGCTGAACCATCTATCGCGCCCAACGCCGTAGAGAGCGCAAAAGCGGGTTGACACCACTGGGTATAATGGGATATATTTTTTTGCACAGGACGGCATCTGACAAGTTGTGATTACAGATATTTCTATGTTAGGATAAAAAGAAGATAAATATGGCTACGAATCCGGTTGCAAACGCGAAATTGCCCGCCAAGATG
This genomic window contains:
- a CDS encoding restriction endonuclease, with the translated sequence MNVNHSMNIVRVLQGGLFTSDFLIDAVQEMDEWQRWDDGEVFETELQNIFNAFPIDQNPNESQTEDDLIWPILNCLGWTDYLTQQNLTPRGRADVPDGLLFEDDTHKARANDFAEEWRRYEWGLAIVESKRWDLPLDRRSDQHVAAPSTQMLRYLRRVDDLTEGKLRWGILTNGAQWRLYYQGARSVSEQFFEIDLAAVLGLDGSAFSEDERRYCLKLFALFFGRDAFLPDAEDTRTFHERVLDEGRFYQERVANSLSGMVFSRVFPDLARAIAAVAPDAPLSEVRDAALILLYRLLFILYAEDRNLLPVRDDRYDDYCLRRVRDDIGGRKARDDVFSETAARYYSAIDDLCHAIDEGDSSIGLPPYNGGLFDREITPLLAQIKLGDQVVADVIDALSFENGRYINYRDLSVEQLGSIYERLLEHEVVREEDEILVRPNVFARKGSGSYYTPDALVRLILKETIEPLVQARMDAFAKQVDEITRSKVSEGFKRKALAQVDPAEKLLDLKICDPAMGSGHFLVSLVDYLSDHVIAAMAEVDSTGYVSPLTERIDAIRQTILTNAKQREWAIDEAQLDDRHIVRRMVLKRCVYGVDKNPMAVELAKVSLWLHSFTAGAPLSFLDHHLRCGDSLFGCWVSQGIDKAMEEGSPLFLNEPIQRATGAAQAMQLIEELTDAEIEEAGRSAELFADMQAGTQPLDAFLSLIHAFEWLDVRGKEDKIALRAFFDSRFGNPVEIAAGTVEVRMDVPEAERFVELLTEARDQIAQEGFLNWQVAFPGIWQDWRSASLHGGFDAVIGNPPWDRVKLQQVEWFAARQPEIASAQRAADRKRMIGALQKSGDPLFVEFERADERAKSAARVARKWGDYPFLARGDINLYSLFVERAMALVKEDGVVGLLTPSGIASDKTAAPFFRSVATEGRLRALYDFENRRTRYTAPPFFPDVDSRFKFCAFVASPSPTDDSARCAFFLQDVSELADENSCFSLTAEDFASVNPNTGTAPIFRSGRDAELTTAIYRRLPVLVNRSAGEEVKAWSVRYSTMFHMANDSHLFHTREELEDKEGAYPIGGNRFNSPSGEWVPLYEGKMVQAYDHRAADVVSKDANLFRPGQQESIQAAEKENFSRFPNPRYYVKDDAGRWRWDRDWVIAMKDITAATNMRTMIAAIIPRVGAGHTLPLLPILDESPSQACFVVANLNALVFDFVARQKVPATHFTLYVLEQLPVVPPDQYESTHFGSKTAAEIVRDAVLELTYTAHDMAPFARDLGYECSPFQWDENRRLHIRAKLDALFFHLYGITDRDDIRYIYSTFPIVERQEIAAYDRYLSRDLCLAWMNALAAGDPDAEIVL
- a CDS encoding pentapeptide repeat-containing protein; its protein translation is MSDEKPENKKRKWPIRWYRAIMDWQVWKDWSGWVKVIVVIWVLLPFPNMYEILQTWLPWIHSLLDEIGTLLSALSESTSSESASSESASSQEGQNQSLFDQVRASMLVIAAWYGVPFLIWRMLLADRQTQATEMQTQAADKQTEINRESHYTDLFTKAIEQLGATSQNGGPAIETRIGAIYSLERLAKDSERDYGPIIETLAAYIREHCRDPKSFDDKKLSGDELKLVQQKWEEVLSALKEEDFNGIKFDQARYEWIMSLLCNSPADRADVAAALTVLSRREQNRHWTSTSENETQPDFTGANFQGATLWNKSEGLAREGTNLRLARLEGAGLWEANLEDAELMGAKLSGANLIAAKFKGADLSEAKLVGANLINSKIVKVNLIGADLKGANLTRADIKEDTMLKVAKLESAKFCGAVFCNVNLEGANFRDANLGGAVFNETNLSGALLAGVDLRDSNGLTTEMLQEAFGDENTSLPNGVTPPEHWGSEQEAIEKWQAFCEGEGFPVTL